From a region of the Armatimonas rosea genome:
- a CDS encoding glycoside hydrolase family 43 protein, which yields MTVSNPLCPGADPWVIHHDGQFILCQSHHHGVAIRRAGTLMGLAKATPEPLWKAPETGPFSKEIWAPELHYHEGRWYIYVAADDGDNANHRMIVLRSESLRGPYALVGKLALTPDRWAIDGTLFVHPKTKRLYFLWSGWEGTENVAQHLYICPMADPVTPSGERVRISSPELEWEKRGSGGPGKLPAINEGPQVLTRNGTVHVIYSAAGSWCDDYCLGRLTLAPGGDPLEASAWKKHPEPVFAKTEAIFGPGHCSFVGETLVYHSARHSGSGWDRVIRAQPFTWKGDIPEFGKPL from the coding sequence ATGACTGTCTCAAATCCTCTCTGCCCAGGGGCCGATCCTTGGGTGATCCACCACGATGGCCAGTTTATTCTGTGCCAGAGCCACCACCACGGGGTGGCAATTCGGCGGGCGGGAACACTGATGGGGCTCGCAAAGGCGACCCCCGAGCCGCTCTGGAAGGCACCGGAGACGGGGCCATTCTCGAAAGAGATCTGGGCACCCGAGCTCCACTACCACGAGGGGCGCTGGTATATCTATGTCGCGGCCGACGACGGAGACAATGCCAACCACCGGATGATTGTCCTGCGCTCCGAGAGCCTACGGGGGCCGTATGCGCTGGTGGGGAAGCTGGCACTGACCCCGGACCGCTGGGCGATCGACGGGACCCTCTTCGTGCACCCCAAGACCAAGCGCCTCTACTTTCTCTGGTCGGGGTGGGAGGGGACGGAGAATGTGGCGCAGCACCTCTACATCTGCCCCATGGCCGATCCCGTCACCCCCAGCGGCGAGCGCGTGCGGATCTCATCGCCGGAGCTGGAGTGGGAGAAGCGTGGCAGCGGCGGGCCGGGCAAGCTCCCGGCGATCAACGAGGGGCCGCAGGTGCTGACACGCAACGGGACGGTCCATGTGATCTACTCGGCGGCGGGCTCGTGGTGCGATGACTACTGCCTGGGGCGCCTGACGCTGGCCCCTGGCGGCGATCCGCTGGAGGCGAGCGCCTGGAAGAAGCACCCGGAGCCCGTTTTTGCCAAGACCGAGGCGATCTTTGGCCCGGGCCACTGCTCGTTTGTGGGGGAGACCCTTGTCTACCACTCCGCGCGCCACTCCGGCTCGGGCTGGGACCGGGTGATCCGCGCCCAGCCCTTCACGTGGAAGGGCGATATCCCCGAGTTTGGCAAGCCGCTCTAG